The following proteins come from a genomic window of Streptomyces sp. NBC_01716:
- a CDS encoding 6-pyruvoyl trahydropterin synthase family protein codes for MVDAFIPRPAPALTRRQQTTAGTLRPPGARPVTHDALTLGVIVAMNCPAQARVVYRVIEPWVGRIEFALRVGDIGDKSLVTLPAAASRWWNERACPGRVNVGGTFSSSLTEAWCEMEESLMAGRTDELARGATWCEDEQEIGRSEIRQASATTAVTVRHNFETAHRLPQLGGKCQNLHGHSWWVEATVAGEAAPDGIVVEFHDLKSYLREWIDSNLDHGTMLGREDELVPALKAADSKVFVFGDSDPSFGLNWPTVENVAELLTRVTAGCIRSRGWPGVRVSRVVVRETHVNAAEVSR; via the coding sequence GTGGTTGACGCCTTCATCCCACGGCCTGCTCCCGCACTGACCCGCCGTCAACAAACCACCGCTGGGACGCTGCGGCCGCCAGGAGCGCGCCCGGTCACCCATGATGCATTGACACTTGGTGTGATCGTCGCGATGAATTGTCCTGCTCAAGCTCGGGTGGTTTACCGTGTGATCGAACCCTGGGTGGGCCGTATCGAATTCGCGTTGCGGGTCGGCGATATCGGCGACAAGTCTCTTGTGACGTTGCCTGCGGCCGCGTCACGATGGTGGAACGAGCGAGCATGCCCGGGTCGTGTGAATGTCGGCGGCACCTTCTCATCGTCGTTGACGGAAGCCTGGTGCGAAATGGAGGAGAGCTTGATGGCTGGAAGAACCGATGAACTCGCGCGCGGCGCGACATGGTGCGAGGACGAGCAAGAGATCGGCCGCAGCGAAATCCGGCAGGCCTCAGCGACTACCGCTGTCACCGTTAGGCACAACTTCGAAACCGCGCATCGACTGCCGCAGCTCGGCGGAAAATGCCAGAATCTCCACGGTCACTCCTGGTGGGTGGAGGCAACCGTCGCGGGCGAAGCCGCACCCGACGGCATAGTCGTGGAGTTCCATGACTTGAAGAGCTACCTGCGGGAGTGGATCGACAGCAATCTCGATCACGGGACCATGCTGGGCCGCGAGGACGAGCTGGTGCCCGCGTTGAAGGCGGCGGACTCCAAGGTGTTCGTGTTCGGCGATTCGGATCCCTCGTTCGGTCTCAACTGGCCGACGGTTGAGAACGTCGCCGAGCTTCTCACCCGGGTCACAGCCGGATGCATCCGATCGCGAGGGTGGCCGGGTGTGCGCGTGTCCCGGGTCGTGGTGCGTGAAACCCATGTCAATGCCGCAGAGGTCTCGAGGTGA
- a CDS encoding dihydroorotase — MHFVPPIGVSPCQCAGSFTFLALTIYRALTGGHIVAGEILDLVVANGTVVLGDGRHNVAVGVKDGKVVALAPEELLPPAKERIDAHGNYILPGIVDSEAHPGCYVPFEYDMRTESRTAACAGVTTWGIQAPVTRMGTEPFQEVVNRADVVSFHQAFPSARKVIETVSHVDAYLTYMLETDEQAHEIQEYAEAHGVTSFKLYLQTRGLKAMRDGDDSNWPSRRAGLGTGIDDGTVYQVMEQVAHLGYPGMVHIHPENWEIGRVFEERLRAAGRTDFGAWTDRSPDFLEAQHIRAYSYLAQQTPGNPPLYLQHCTTRLSFEEVAKARAEGARVFAQTGPAWLWAQPEDGWRINVPLRRRENIDALWQALADGTVDVVGSDHVVGWEPASFEEMYNPNIWDCRTGFSRVELFLPVLLSEGVHKGRISMERLVQVSCENPAKTSGLWGRKGSLLPGFDADMVIVNAGREVTVGKEHINTRAGWSIMEGHTFHGWPVKTIMRGKVTAEWADDSPGMRPVAEPRGEYLARHPRRAPHTYPVAEPTAVDLSHPRWSGSDFSRPGFSAETQLYTSVRADRLGEVGR, encoded by the coding sequence ATGCACTTCGTCCCACCGATCGGCGTATCGCCCTGTCAATGCGCGGGTTCCTTCACATTCCTCGCGCTCACCATTTATCGCGCACTCACCGGAGGACATATTGTGGCTGGGGAAATTCTTGATCTCGTCGTAGCGAACGGGACCGTCGTGCTCGGCGATGGACGCCACAACGTGGCAGTAGGCGTCAAGGACGGAAAGGTGGTCGCCCTCGCGCCCGAGGAGTTGCTACCACCTGCGAAGGAACGCATCGATGCTCACGGGAACTACATCCTCCCAGGCATCGTCGACTCGGAGGCCCACCCCGGCTGCTACGTGCCCTTCGAATACGACATGCGCACCGAGTCGCGGACCGCGGCGTGCGCCGGGGTGACCACCTGGGGAATCCAGGCGCCGGTGACGCGCATGGGTACCGAACCGTTCCAAGAGGTTGTCAACCGGGCCGACGTGGTCTCGTTCCATCAGGCTTTCCCTTCGGCTCGGAAGGTGATCGAGACCGTTTCGCACGTTGACGCCTACCTCACCTACATGCTCGAAACCGATGAGCAGGCCCACGAGATCCAAGAGTATGCCGAGGCGCATGGCGTCACCTCGTTCAAGCTCTACCTGCAGACGCGCGGCCTCAAGGCCATGAGGGACGGTGACGACAGCAACTGGCCGTCTCGGCGCGCAGGTCTCGGTACTGGCATCGACGACGGAACCGTTTACCAGGTGATGGAGCAAGTGGCCCACCTCGGCTACCCGGGGATGGTCCACATCCACCCGGAGAACTGGGAGATCGGCCGGGTCTTCGAGGAACGTCTGCGCGCGGCCGGCCGCACCGACTTCGGCGCCTGGACGGACCGTTCCCCCGACTTCCTCGAGGCACAGCACATCCGGGCCTACTCATATCTGGCGCAGCAGACGCCGGGAAATCCTCCGCTGTACCTTCAGCACTGCACCACGCGCCTCAGCTTCGAGGAGGTCGCGAAGGCACGCGCAGAGGGTGCGAGGGTGTTCGCGCAGACCGGCCCGGCATGGCTGTGGGCGCAGCCGGAGGACGGCTGGCGGATCAACGTGCCGCTGCGGCGCCGGGAGAACATCGATGCCCTGTGGCAGGCGCTTGCCGACGGCACCGTTGACGTCGTCGGGTCCGATCATGTGGTCGGCTGGGAGCCGGCGAGTTTCGAAGAAATGTACAACCCAAACATCTGGGACTGCCGTACCGGCTTCAGCCGGGTCGAACTCTTCCTGCCCGTTCTCCTGTCCGAAGGCGTACACAAGGGCCGGATCAGCATGGAACGCCTGGTGCAGGTCAGCTGCGAGAATCCGGCCAAGACCAGCGGCCTCTGGGGCCGCAAGGGCTCGCTGCTGCCCGGCTTCGACGCGGACATGGTCATCGTCAACGCCGGACGCGAGGTCACCGTCGGCAAGGAACACATCAACACCCGAGCAGGATGGTCGATCATGGAAGGCCACACCTTCCACGGTTGGCCGGTCAAGACGATCATGCGTGGCAAGGTCACCGCCGAATGGGCCGACGACTCCCCGGGGATGCGTCCGGTAGCCGAACCCCGGGGCGAGTATCTGGCTCGGCACCCGCGACGCGCACCGCACACCTACCCGGTTGCGGAGCCGACCGCCGTCGACCTGTCGCACCCCCGGTGGAGCGGTTCGGACTTCAGCCGGCCTGGCTTCAGCGCGGAGACCCAGCTCTACACCTCCGTGCGCGCAGACAGGCTCGGGGAGGTCGGGCGATGA
- a CDS encoding isochorismatase family protein: MRDNTRGSDINEVAAVNDEVWADVLGKTDRTVFEAAGWGRRAGFGRRPALVIVDLNYNFCGDRPEPILESIERWRYSCGEVAWTTAIPAIVRLLEVARRKRLPVIYTTNPRRPDGFDLGVWTSKSTRSNDAVDVNGHMGNRIVAEVAPEADDILIEKRKPSAFFGTPLMSHLTMLGADSLIVTGTTTSGCVRATTVDAISYDLRVTIPHEAVFDRAVLSHKVSLMDIHMKYADVTGLDEVLGHLEGLKQGMFDDVYPPAAARARAAEA; this comes from the coding sequence ATGAGGGACAACACCCGGGGCAGTGACATCAACGAAGTAGCTGCCGTCAACGACGAGGTCTGGGCGGATGTCCTCGGCAAGACCGACCGGACGGTCTTCGAAGCCGCGGGCTGGGGACGTCGGGCAGGCTTCGGCCGACGGCCGGCGCTGGTGATCGTCGACCTGAACTACAACTTCTGCGGAGACCGGCCCGAGCCGATACTCGAATCGATCGAACGCTGGCGATACTCGTGCGGCGAGGTCGCGTGGACCACGGCGATACCGGCGATCGTGCGGCTGCTGGAGGTCGCACGACGCAAGCGGCTACCGGTGATCTACACGACCAACCCACGGCGGCCGGATGGATTCGACCTCGGCGTCTGGACGTCGAAGAGCACCCGCAGCAATGATGCGGTGGACGTGAACGGACACATGGGCAACCGGATCGTCGCCGAGGTCGCACCGGAAGCCGATGACATCCTCATCGAGAAGCGGAAGCCCTCAGCCTTCTTCGGTACACCGCTGATGAGTCACCTGACGATGCTTGGCGCCGACTCGCTGATCGTCACGGGCACGACCACGAGCGGTTGTGTGCGGGCCACGACCGTGGACGCCATCTCCTACGACCTTCGTGTCACCATCCCGCATGAGGCCGTCTTCGACCGGGCGGTGCTCTCCCACAAAGTGAGCTTGATGGACATTCATATGAAGTATGCCGACGTCACCGGGCTTGACGAGGTCCTCGGCCATCTCGAAGGACTCAAGCAGGGGATGTTCGACGACGTCTATCCGCCGGCGGCAGCCAGGGCCAGGGCCGCTGAAGCCTAG
- a CDS encoding peptidoglycan recognition protein family protein: MILRQREYFGWPPTEADPAEPSEGLVLHYNGSATSLREHSDCVAYWQRVRRFHIDGNGWVDIGYSFGVCPHGEVFAGRGFDRYQAAQGTTAGNTDYYSVSLMIGGVESPTEVQLGGLAEFRGLLLDLGVTPCVRGHREFFATECPGAVVGELLDQGFFS, encoded by the coding sequence ATGATCCTCCGGCAGCGGGAATACTTCGGCTGGCCCCCCACCGAAGCGGATCCCGCCGAACCTAGCGAAGGGCTCGTACTGCACTACAACGGCAGCGCCACCAGCTTGCGCGAGCATTCGGACTGCGTCGCCTACTGGCAGCGTGTCCGCAGGTTTCACATCGACGGCAATGGATGGGTGGACATCGGTTACAGCTTCGGAGTGTGCCCGCACGGAGAAGTCTTCGCCGGGCGCGGGTTCGACAGATACCAGGCCGCCCAGGGCACCACTGCCGGAAACACTGATTACTACAGCGTTTCCCTCATGATCGGCGGTGTCGAAAGCCCCACGGAAGTCCAACTCGGCGGGCTCGCCGAGTTCCGTGGCCTCCTGCTGGATCTTGGGGTCACGCCCTGCGTACGGGGGCATAGGGAATTCTTTGCCACGGAATGCCCAGGCGCGGTCGTCGGGGAACTCCTGGACCAGGGTTTTTTCTCCTGA
- a CDS encoding type 1 glutamine amidotransferase: protein MTAEHLTIAWICPELLGTYGDRGNVIALVSRAQARAIPIRVVRVDAGQPVPESADIHILGGGEDLAQEEVARQLGNDRGLRRAAEAGRVVFGVCAGYQLLGTSFVTHDGRTADGLGLLDIRSEHAARRAVGELLGTVPAPLSLPPVTGFENHRGTTVLSGDTRPLARTMVGVGNGDGTEGGFHRHIMGTYLHGPALVRNPALADLLLSWATGGSLPVMNDPWTEGLRSERLTALGHKPVTCIETEGAAK from the coding sequence ATGACCGCGGAGCATCTCACCATTGCCTGGATCTGCCCCGAACTTCTTGGCACCTATGGAGACCGAGGCAATGTCATCGCCCTGGTCTCTCGCGCGCAGGCACGAGCCATCCCGATCAGGGTCGTCCGGGTCGACGCGGGACAGCCAGTGCCGGAGTCGGCCGACATCCATATCCTCGGTGGCGGTGAGGACCTGGCCCAGGAGGAAGTCGCGAGACAACTCGGCAACGACCGGGGACTGCGCCGTGCGGCCGAAGCCGGCCGTGTCGTTTTCGGCGTATGCGCGGGCTACCAGCTCCTCGGGACGAGCTTCGTCACCCACGACGGCAGGACGGCCGACGGGCTGGGGCTGCTCGACATCCGCAGTGAGCACGCTGCCCGGCGCGCCGTTGGTGAGCTGCTGGGCACGGTGCCTGCGCCCCTGTCACTGCCCCCGGTCACCGGTTTCGAGAACCACCGCGGAACCACCGTGCTGAGCGGAGATACGCGCCCCCTGGCCCGGACGATGGTCGGTGTGGGCAATGGCGACGGGACCGAGGGCGGCTTCCACCGTCACATCATGGGCACTTATCTGCACGGACCCGCGCTGGTGCGCAACCCCGCGCTCGCCGACCTCCTGCTCTCCTGGGCTACCGGTGGCAGTCTGCCGGTGATGAACGATCCCTGGACCGAGGGCCTCCGCAGCGAACGTCTGACAGCCCTGGGCCATAAGCCCGTGACATGCATCGAGACTGAGGGAGCTGCAAAATGA
- a CDS encoding MurT ligase domain-containing protein, which translates to MSSSLLARPESVRVRHTRDRFAVLVGRAVSGYHLRTGRPGGSFAGGRAALRISPRVLSSLAGQFTVTLVSGTNGKTTTTRLAAEALATSAGVVSNSLGANLPDGITTALLSAGSEVEHAVLEVDERHLPRAVLETDPSLVILLNLSRDQLDRNPECRMTAESWTTALAGTRATVVANADDPWIVWACRNARRVVWVSVRQRWTEDSWVCPACGNRLVREGESSWNCTHCTLSRPSPRWTLDNGRAVDSRSGTAHLLSLRLPGRINEANATMALAAARIHGVPAGRALSGMADVGSVSGRYEDFQYQGRRVRLLLAKNPASWLETMDVLMDSPRVLFSLNARELDGLDTSWLWDVDFSGLRNRSVFVTGERRYDIATRLYYEQVPFQMVDSLAAACVRDEATDVGDRLDVVANYTAFLSAIRTVRSTGPRSVETGRR; encoded by the coding sequence TTGTCGAGCTCTCTCCTTGCCCGGCCGGAGTCAGTGCGTGTCCGGCACACACGGGACCGGTTCGCCGTCCTCGTGGGCCGGGCAGTGTCCGGCTATCACCTCCGCACGGGCCGCCCCGGCGGTTCCTTCGCCGGGGGACGTGCCGCCCTGCGTATCTCACCCCGAGTACTGAGTTCCCTGGCAGGACAGTTCACTGTCACGCTGGTCAGCGGCACCAACGGCAAGACGACCACCACCCGTCTCGCGGCGGAGGCGCTGGCCACTTCCGCCGGCGTCGTCAGCAACAGCCTCGGAGCCAATCTGCCCGACGGAATCACGACCGCGCTCCTGTCCGCGGGCAGTGAAGTCGAACACGCTGTCCTCGAGGTCGATGAGCGCCATCTGCCACGAGCCGTCCTGGAGACGGATCCCAGCCTGGTCATCCTGCTCAATCTGAGCAGAGATCAGTTGGACCGCAATCCCGAGTGCCGGATGACTGCCGAGTCGTGGACCACCGCGCTCGCCGGTACCCGGGCGACCGTGGTGGCCAACGCCGACGACCCATGGATCGTCTGGGCGTGCCGCAACGCCCGCAGGGTTGTTTGGGTTTCCGTGCGGCAGCGCTGGACCGAAGACTCGTGGGTCTGTCCCGCATGTGGCAACCGACTGGTCAGGGAGGGAGAGAGCTCCTGGAATTGCACGCATTGCACCTTGTCCCGTCCCTCTCCCCGATGGACCCTCGACAATGGCCGTGCCGTCGACTCGCGGAGCGGGACGGCACACCTGTTGAGCCTGCGACTGCCAGGCAGAATCAACGAGGCGAACGCGACCATGGCACTGGCCGCCGCACGGATCCACGGTGTGCCCGCAGGCCGGGCACTGAGCGGAATGGCCGACGTCGGCAGTGTGTCGGGGCGATATGAGGACTTCCAGTACCAGGGGCGACGCGTCCGTCTCCTGCTTGCCAAGAATCCCGCCAGCTGGCTGGAGACGATGGATGTACTCATGGACAGCCCTCGCGTGCTGTTCTCCCTCAACGCACGGGAACTTGACGGACTCGACACCTCGTGGCTGTGGGACGTCGACTTCTCGGGACTGCGGAACCGGTCGGTCTTCGTCACAGGAGAACGCCGTTACGACATCGCCACACGGCTGTACTACGAGCAGGTCCCGTTCCAAATGGTCGACTCTCTCGCCGCGGCTTGCGTACGAGACGAAGCCACGGACGTCGGTGACCGGCTCGATGTGGTCGCCAACTACACCGCTTTCCTCTCCGCCATTCGCACCGTCCGGAGCACCGGACCGCGGTCCGTCGAGACGGGGCGACGATGA
- a CDS encoding diaminopimelate decarboxylase family protein — MREDADTPLRGLSREQLRRIDEVVPYLSYADGLLHAFGAPATELWPGDHPRIVFFPERAVSNYRNLQGAFSRHFGSDALVYFALKSCYVPAIAQALHAAGAGAEIMSAFEWRLALRYGFAPDTVVANAVRRNEEFRETVLSAGARVIGVDGLEELEAVCATARRLGVRPDVTVRVSPFETDTFFGGSSKLGTPAKEAGALLEAALRSPDLGTVGVHSHQLRKCVDPQRFGTLVRALGDLAADASTDRRRVAIVNLGGGLESRHVMEQQGVDCDDFAGVARDALSGMRPGFRLILEPGRHLVSDAAVAFTRVLGTKQTADAHWAITEIGTNVLVPFPDRAYRPVPLTWNAGDTWQTYHLSDAIAAPNLICGNAPLPESVDRSGLAMLDCGAYTTVYSELWGCDLPDVAVFDGGRTRRVFGPAEREGMFMNLYGGDTEAATSLSADEAEVVK; from the coding sequence ATGCGGGAAGACGCGGACACACCGCTGCGCGGATTGTCCCGCGAACAACTGAGGCGCATCGACGAGGTCGTCCCCTATCTCAGCTACGCTGACGGACTGCTGCACGCATTCGGAGCGCCGGCAACGGAACTGTGGCCGGGAGATCACCCTCGGATCGTCTTCTTTCCGGAGCGGGCGGTCAGCAACTACCGCAACCTTCAAGGCGCATTCTCACGGCATTTCGGTTCGGACGCCTTGGTTTATTTCGCTCTGAAAAGCTGTTACGTACCGGCAATCGCGCAGGCGTTGCACGCCGCCGGTGCCGGGGCCGAGATCATGAGCGCTTTCGAGTGGCGACTCGCCCTTCGGTACGGCTTCGCCCCGGACACCGTGGTGGCCAACGCCGTTCGCCGGAACGAGGAGTTCCGCGAGACTGTGCTCAGCGCCGGAGCACGGGTGATCGGCGTCGACGGCCTGGAGGAACTGGAGGCGGTGTGCGCCACGGCCCGGCGGCTCGGCGTACGCCCTGACGTCACCGTGCGTGTGAGCCCGTTCGAGACGGACACGTTCTTCGGCGGCAGTTCCAAACTGGGCACACCGGCCAAGGAGGCGGGCGCGCTCCTCGAAGCGGCCCTGCGGTCACCGGATCTAGGCACTGTCGGAGTGCACAGCCATCAGCTGCGCAAATGTGTGGACCCACAGCGGTTCGGCACTCTGGTCCGCGCGCTGGGCGATCTCGCCGCCGACGCCTCCACCGACCGGCGCCGTGTCGCCATCGTCAACCTCGGCGGCGGTTTGGAGTCACGCCATGTGATGGAGCAGCAGGGAGTTGACTGTGACGACTTCGCCGGCGTCGCCAGGGACGCGCTCTCCGGCATGAGGCCCGGTTTCCGCCTGATACTGGAACCTGGCCGACACCTGGTGTCCGACGCGGCTGTGGCCTTCACCCGGGTCCTCGGAACAAAGCAAACGGCGGACGCGCACTGGGCAATCACAGAGATCGGGACGAACGTCCTGGTGCCCTTTCCGGACCGCGCCTACCGTCCTGTTCCCCTGACGTGGAACGCCGGGGACACCTGGCAGACGTATCACCTCTCCGACGCCATCGCCGCGCCTAATCTGATCTGCGGCAACGCCCCGCTTCCTGAGTCGGTCGACCGGTCCGGTCTCGCCATGCTGGACTGCGGGGCCTACACCACGGTCTACAGCGAGCTGTGGGGCTGTGACCTGCCTGACGTGGCTGTCTTCGACGGTGGACGGACCCGTAGGGTCTTCGGCCCGGCTGAGCGCGAAGGCATGTTCATGAACCTGTACGGCGGTGACACCGAAGCTGCAACAAGTCTGTCGGCGGACGAGGCGGAGGTGGTGAAATGA
- a CDS encoding aldehyde dehydrogenase family protein has translation MTATAELTGGRLATLFHAGGRWVQAHGEALDVMNPATGRLLGRVVAATVQDVGQAVEQARAAAPVCAALPLAERQRLLLRLRDLLARDTQQLARLITAEMGMPLRQSVEAQVGWCAEVIEDAVAMAPDALADDSTQQSVVRHPPVGVVACITPWNFPLHQILGRVAEAFAAGCPSVVKASELAPFSPLALADLVAEAGWPPGAFNLVSGGPDTGAALVAHPAVDLIAFTGSTRRGRTVAREAGGSLKRVLLELGGKSPSVVLDETHLEQAVRATLESCFFNSGQICSALTRLLVPRRLMDDVAQIAEDVLRGERTGDPLDPETVRGPLVSAAQLDRVRGYLGLARAAGTRMLGAPPPAAGGGYYVRPTVCLGTDPSSRLATEEIFGPVLSVVPYETTEQAVTFANAGHYGLSARVWSADRDRALAVATGIRAGQVGINDSPFDGRAPFGGFKHSGTGRAHGVAGIRTFTEDQVLPLAPGGGKGTP, from the coding sequence ATGACAGCGACAGCCGAGCTGACAGGTGGGAGGCTGGCCACCCTGTTCCACGCGGGTGGCCGTTGGGTGCAGGCACACGGTGAAGCGCTGGACGTCATGAACCCAGCGACGGGCCGCCTTCTGGGCCGGGTGGTGGCCGCCACCGTCCAGGACGTCGGTCAAGCGGTCGAACAGGCCAGGGCAGCTGCGCCGGTGTGTGCCGCTCTTCCGCTCGCCGAGCGCCAGAGGTTGCTGCTCCGGCTGCGTGACCTGCTGGCCAGGGACACCCAACAACTCGCGCGGTTGATCACCGCCGAGATGGGAATGCCTCTGCGACAGTCCGTCGAAGCACAGGTCGGATGGTGTGCCGAGGTGATCGAGGACGCCGTGGCCATGGCCCCGGACGCTCTCGCGGACGACAGCACCCAGCAGTCGGTGGTCCGCCACCCACCGGTCGGGGTCGTTGCGTGCATCACCCCCTGGAACTTCCCCCTGCACCAGATCCTCGGCCGGGTGGCCGAAGCCTTCGCGGCCGGATGCCCCAGTGTGGTCAAGGCCAGCGAACTCGCGCCCTTCTCCCCGTTGGCCCTCGCCGACCTCGTGGCCGAGGCCGGCTGGCCGCCTGGGGCCTTCAACCTGGTCAGCGGCGGGCCGGATACGGGCGCCGCTCTGGTTGCCCACCCGGCGGTGGACCTGATCGCCTTCACGGGCTCCACACGACGCGGCCGGACGGTTGCCCGTGAGGCGGGCGGGTCGCTGAAACGGGTCCTCCTCGAACTCGGCGGCAAGTCCCCGTCAGTGGTCCTCGACGAGACCCACCTGGAACAGGCGGTCAGGGCGACACTGGAGAGCTGCTTCTTCAACTCCGGCCAGATCTGCTCCGCGCTCACCAGACTCCTGGTGCCACGTCGTCTCATGGACGATGTCGCCCAGATCGCCGAGGACGTGCTCCGAGGCGAGCGAACCGGCGATCCACTGGACCCTGAAACCGTGCGTGGGCCCTTGGTCTCGGCCGCCCAACTGGACCGCGTACGGGGCTATCTCGGCCTGGCACGCGCGGCCGGCACACGGATGCTCGGCGCGCCGCCCCCCGCCGCCGGGGGCGGCTACTACGTTCGGCCGACCGTCTGTCTGGGCACGGACCCCTCGTCCCGGCTCGCCACGGAGGAAATCTTCGGCCCGGTCCTGTCCGTCGTGCCCTACGAGACCACCGAACAGGCCGTCACCTTCGCCAACGCCGGACACTACGGCCTGAGTGCCAGGGTGTGGAGCGCCGACCGGGACAGGGCCCTGGCCGTCGCCACCGGAATCCGCGCCGGCCAGGTCGGGATCAACGACTCGCCCTTCGACGGCCGCGCGCCGTTCGGCGGGTTCAAGCACTCCGGAACCGGACGCGCCCACGGAGTGGCGGGGATCCGGACATTCACCGAGGACCAGGTGCTTCCGCTGGCACCGGGGGGCGGGAAAGGAACCCCGTGA
- a CDS encoding ABC transporter ATP-binding protein: MTDQFRDRPAIQAVDLTRTYNVRKGWLRPTFETVEAVRTVSFSVYPGETFGLLGPNGAGKTTTIKMLNTLLLPTSGTARVLGFDVAKDPVEVRRRIGYVFGGDKGLYDRLSANDNLRYFAELYGVPPREQRSRVHELLDKVGLSGRAHERVEGYSRGMRQRLHIARGLLHRPQVLFLDEPSLGLDPVAARELRRTVAELSGEGVTTVLTTHYMAEADELCDRIAIVDSGVIRVLGTPDELKGSVARGTVVEATVRGADETHLSRLRDLPSVQGVAVTRTDGSETVLTVRGENGTEIHTQVVSALRGLRITRLTSREPTLEDAYVAIVGSGAEPGATDRKTSPEAAV; this comes from the coding sequence GTGACTGATCAGTTCCGTGACCGACCGGCCATCCAGGCCGTCGACCTGACGCGTACGTACAACGTGCGCAAAGGATGGCTCAGGCCCACCTTCGAGACCGTGGAAGCCGTGCGAACGGTGAGCTTCTCGGTGTACCCGGGTGAGACCTTCGGGCTCCTGGGGCCGAACGGCGCCGGCAAGACAACGACGATCAAGATGCTGAACACTCTGCTGTTGCCGACCAGTGGCACAGCACGGGTCCTGGGATTCGACGTGGCCAAGGACCCTGTGGAGGTCCGTCGCCGTATCGGTTATGTCTTCGGCGGCGACAAGGGCCTGTACGACCGGCTGTCCGCCAACGACAACCTGCGGTACTTCGCGGAACTCTACGGCGTCCCCCCGAGGGAGCAGCGCAGCCGCGTCCACGAACTCCTGGACAAGGTCGGGCTGTCAGGGCGGGCACACGAGCGGGTGGAGGGCTACTCCCGCGGCATGCGCCAACGACTGCACATCGCCAGAGGTCTTCTGCACCGTCCTCAGGTCCTCTTCCTGGACGAACCTTCACTCGGTCTCGACCCGGTGGCCGCACGCGAACTGCGCCGCACCGTGGCCGAACTGTCCGGTGAGGGTGTCACCACGGTGCTCACCACCCACTACATGGCCGAAGCCGACGAATTGTGCGACCGCATAGCCATCGTGGACTCCGGTGTGATTCGGGTGCTGGGCACGCCGGACGAACTCAAGGGCTCCGTCGCACGGGGAACCGTGGTGGAGGCGACGGTGCGCGGAGCCGACGAGACACACCTGTCGAGGCTGCGAGACCTGCCGTCCGTACAGGGTGTCGCGGTAACGCGGACCGACGGTTCGGAGACGGTGCTCACCGTACGAGGGGAGAACGGCACAGAGATCCACACCCAAGTCGTGAGTGCGCTGCGAGGTCTGCGTATCACCAGGCTGACCAGCAGAGAGCCCACCCTTGAGGACGCCTACGTGGCCATCGTCGGCTCGGGTGCCGAGCCCGGTGCCACGGACCGGAAGACATCGCCGGAGGCGGCAGTATGA
- a CDS encoding ABC transporter permease — protein MTAAHVCRVVTAGIRVHFVGASRSRIWLLFTMITPVVYALVALYLLNAARRPDTLPEAAVSAGLMGVWSSVLFGSGTAIQDMRFRGTLEPVMVAPTPFSFALIPVAVSSSAIGLYSMVATVLCGAAFFGTPLDYPAPAALLFALMVCLFATGMMGMLLATTFVLMRNANAVVNTLDHPVWMLSGTIMPLALLPGWLHPLSWILPSTWGAEAVHRALAAEPVAWPATLAVLTGLVYLGLSLLALRHVEHRARVTASLALA, from the coding sequence ATGACCGCTGCCCACGTATGCCGTGTGGTGACGGCCGGCATCCGGGTGCATTTCGTCGGCGCCTCCCGCTCCCGGATCTGGCTTCTGTTCACCATGATCACTCCGGTGGTCTACGCCCTGGTGGCTCTCTATCTGCTCAACGCGGCTCGCCGTCCGGACACACTCCCGGAGGCTGCCGTCAGCGCCGGCCTCATGGGCGTGTGGTCATCGGTCCTCTTCGGTTCGGGTACGGCCATTCAGGACATGCGTTTCCGGGGAACGCTCGAACCGGTCATGGTGGCGCCCACCCCCTTCAGCTTCGCGCTCATTCCCGTGGCGGTGTCCTCGTCGGCCATCGGCCTCTACTCCATGGTCGCCACGGTCCTCTGCGGCGCCGCCTTCTTCGGCACGCCCCTTGACTATCCGGCACCTGCGGCACTTCTGTTCGCCCTGATGGTCTGCCTGTTCGCGACCGGGATGATGGGCATGCTGCTCGCCACCACATTCGTGCTCATGCGCAACGCCAACGCGGTCGTCAACACCCTCGACCACCCGGTGTGGATGCTCTCCGGGACCATCATGCCCCTGGCGCTGCTCCCCGGCTGGCTGCACCCGCTCTCCTGGATCCTGCCCAGCACGTGGGGCGCGGAGGCTGTGCACCGCGCGCTCGCCGCCGAACCCGTGGCCTGGCCGGCCACCCTCGCGGTACTGACCGGCCTCGTATACCTGGGCCTGTCCCTTCTGGCCCTCAGACATGTCGAGCATCGGGCAAGAGTGACCGCCTCACTGGCTCTGGCATGA